From Staphylococcus sp. IVB6214:
TATAAGAGTCAATTTGCCTTGAAGTTAATGTACGAGATGGCCGCACAATACAACCGAAGTTTACGCTTATTAAACAAAGAACGTCGACAAGTCGAGCATAACTTGCAACAACGTGTCACAAATACCCGCCTCTACTTGTTGAGCGAAATTGAGAAAAGCTTGGTTTATTTCTTAGGTTCACTTAAAACAAATGCATCAACAATTCGACAATTATTCCGTCTCCCTGCCATCAAACGGTTTGATGAAGACGAAGAACTACTTGAAGACTTACAGAACGAACATCAACAGGCGGTAGAAACGACTGAGCTTTATCTGCGTATTGTTGAAAGTATGTCAAATTCATATGCATCACTCTTATCTAATCAACTCAATACCACGATGCAGACTTTGACGATTTTCACCGTGCTACTCACTTTACCAACATTAGTTTTTAGTTTCTTTGGTATGAATGTGCCACTACCTATCGACGATCATAGTGCACTTTCTTGGATTATTATCATTGTTATTTCGTTTACACTTGTATTGATTACATCCACCTTGTTATGGCGCAGCAACAAATAATCTCTACACATAAGAAAAAGCGAGTAAAATCCCCAAATTTTACTCGCTTCTTTATATGCCTTTTTATAATTCTTCTGCATTACGATATTTCTTTTGTTTAGACAAGACAAATGTCACAACAATACTTACTACGAATGCAATACACATACCGATAATGTAGTGCGTCCAAGAACCGGGTGCAATAGAGATGACACCTGGAATCCCTGCTGCACCTAATGCTGTTGCTTTAACTTTGAAGAATGCAACATATGCTGCGCCAAGACCTGAGCCAACCATTGCGCCAATGAAAGGATAGCGTAACTTCAAGTTTACTCCGAACATCGCTGGTTCTGTAATACCTAATACAGCTGATACACCTGCTGCAGATGCAACCCCTTTTAACTTTTTATTTTGTTTAATTAATAAGAATGCTGCAAGTGCTGCACCACCTTGTGCCATGTTTGACATTGCTGCGATTGGGAAGATGAATGAACCGCCTGTTTTCGCTTGTTCTGCAATTAATGATGTTTCAACAGCAATAAAGCTATGATGCATACCTGTAATCACAATCGGTGCATAGAATAATCCGAAAATCAAACCACCAATGGCACCACCTGCTTCATACAGGAATGTTAATCCATCTGTTAACCAGTAACCCATTGTACGTGTGATAGGTCCTACGAATAAGAATGTGACGAATGCCGTAAATAATAATGCGAACAACGGTGTTAATAAGTTGTCTAATACTGTTGGAATAATGCGACGTAATCCACGCTCTAGCATTGCTAAAATATATGCTGATACAAGAATTGGTAAGACTTGACCTTGATAACCTACTTGCGCAATTG
This genomic window contains:
- a CDS encoding magnesium transporter CorA family protein, whose product is MITAYRNNDALEVVTTETWQDAQWLNVTKPTHDEVQSLIQTYGFPKDFLEDALDSEESSRIEYDDDSGYSLIISDLPISKSGKYELKSFTTLPLGIIIGKDLIVTVCAKPVPYLEHLTLKCINLNYKSQFALKLMYEMAAQYNRSLRLLNKERRQVEHNLQQRVTNTRLYLLSEIEKSLVYFLGSLKTNASTIRQLFRLPAIKRFDEDEELLEDLQNEHQQAVETTELYLRIVESMSNSYASLLSNQLNTTMQTLTIFTVLLTLPTLVFSFFGMNVPLPIDDHSALSWIIIIVISFTLVLITSTLLWRSNK
- a CDS encoding sucrose-specific PTS transporter subunit IIBC, producing the protein MAYEKESKIILDAIGGQDNIEEMGHCATRLRLSLKDESIVDEKTLNDLDVVKGTFSTSDQYQIIIGSGTVNQVYAQIDQLIGGTAQADESKDKSVKKEKKKGNPLQRFVKMLSDIFVPIIPAIVAGGLLMGLNNIFTAKGIFADSQSLVDMYPQFAQFANMINIFASAPFALLPILIGFSAAKRFGGNAFLGAALGAIMVHPDLMNGYAYPEAIANGDPIPKWEFLGLSIAQVGYQGQVLPILVSAYILAMLERGLRRIIPTVLDNLLTPLFALLFTAFVTFLFVGPITRTMGYWLTDGLTFLYEAGGAIGGLIFGLFYAPIVITGMHHSFIAVETSLIAEQAKTGGSFIFPIAAMSNMAQGGAALAAFLLIKQNKKLKGVASAAGVSAVLGITEPAMFGVNLKLRYPFIGAMVGSGLGAAYVAFFKVKATALGAAGIPGVISIAPGSWTHYIIGMCIAFVVSIVVTFVLSKQKKYRNAEEL